The window AATAGTTTAATGGATTACGATTTAAGAATTCAACACTCCCCTCTCTGAAGCTATTTTCTATCTGTGTAATAACATCTGGTCTTTTGCAAATACCATCTGCTTCTTCACTTGTAAGCTCAGAAATACTTTTATTTTCAACAGCTTTTTCACAACCAGTCAGAACAATAGAAAATCCTAGAACCATTACTAATGACTTACGCATAATTATTCCTTTAAATGATACAGAGAATACCTTCAAGTATTTTCTTGATATAAATAATGTCTCGTTTTGACATTAGAAACCGCTAGCTTTCCAACCATTATTAGTTTTAACTAATATCGCAGTAGCTTTCTCAGATTTGTCAATGCCTTTGACCCCAGCTCTGGCAAACGCGTCCTTATCAACCCAGTTTGGGATATCTGACAATTTCCATGTATATGATACCCGTGTTACTTTTTGACCACCAGCGTCGCTGGGTTCAGTCCACTCTTTTATTTCATCCACTGTTCTAGTACCTACGCAAGCCCCATGCTCCTTATCCCAAAATTTCGCTTTAGCACCTTTATCTGTTGATGATAAGGCTGCAACACGGGTAAACCCTTGTTGTTCGAATTCAATATCGATTAGGCCCGATTTTTTAAGTCCTTCCAAGATAGGACTCACATCATATCCTCGAACATTAACTCTCACGAAAACTCCGGGTTCACTGAAGCTTTCATAAGCATCACTGTTATTTTCTTTTGTATTAAAAGAATAACAAACAGGCTCCTTACTGATTTCCTTATTTATCGCTTTTTCAAAGTCTCCCTTATCTCCACAACCGACAAGCAAAATAGCCCCCACGGCCACTAACGATATTTTATGCATTTTATTAACCCTGAATTAATGATTGATAATGCCATTTCTCAGAACAACCAGACGAACTGGCATATCGGCATTGTTTACTGTGGCGAAGCCACGAACTTCGAAGTTGTTTACAGTTCCAGTGACACTGACTTTCTGACCTTTTTTGTAAGTCAGAACCGTATCATCAAGGCCAGAATAGTAATCAATCCAGACCATACCACCACAGTAGCTCATATCGGCTGTTTTGAATAGCAGGTAATAGTTAGGGGTTGACATGGGCATTCCTGTCATCATATCGCTGGCACTTCTGCCCTTCGTCACTTCCTGAACAGTGGCATTGGTGATAGAGATCCTTTTGCCAGTCCATTTTTTTTCCGCTGCCATTGCATTTTCTTCATAGTCTTTGCAGACAGCACCAAGACCCGCAACTGAGGAGGCAGGGCCAGAGTTTTGAGTTGAATCTGAAGCGCTAAGTGTTTTACCCACTGCACTGTTCAATGATGACAGTGAAGAGTTAATTGCCCCGTTAACGCTATTCACACCATCGTTAAGCTGTTGGCATCCAGTAAGAAATGCCAACGAGACCACCAGTGGTAAGAAGTTATGTCCTTTCATTTATCCCTCAAGAATATAGTCAGATTCGCATTCACCCGATCCCGGCGCTCACACCGGTTAATCAGGATTTGTCTTCTAATCAATTGATAGAATTGAATTATTTTTAGCTTTCGTCATATCGTTTAAATCGATCGATAAAAAGCAATTGATAGCCACCATCTATTAAATGTCTTTAATTGATCGATTTCATCAATTAAATCACCGATCGATAATCAGAGTTCAATCGGCATTAACTATCAATATTAATTTATCGATCTTTATTATCAATTAATTGGCGGCATTGGTAGCTACACATCGCCGCAGTTGACTTGCTTTAGCTAGATGTTCGAGGGATAAGGAATGAAGCAGCACACATGATTTGTTCTGCTGCTTTTATAGGTGGAACAAAACCTGTCTACAGCGATCTGAAGCAAAGGAAAATGTCACAGACTTGACCTAAGCCGACATGGCATAGCTTATACCCCTGCTGCTCGGTGATACCGCATGAGTTTTATCACTTACCGATTTCTGGCTTTACTTAAAAAGTAATATCTTTCATGAAGTTAATATCATAACAGCAGCAGTGGGATGTTCAGGTCAGAGCATTAATGATTTTACGGTTTCTTCACTGATCTGACTGAGTTCAGAAATCAACCTTCTGTAACTACTTACCATTCGCTCCCTGTCCAAATCGCCTTCGCCCTCTGACAGGAAGAAATAACCGTAATCATTAATATTGATGCTTTCGCCGTTTTCCAGAATAAGCTTTATTCCATTTTTACTTTCTTCTATATCGTTTACGATACACGTCATAAAAGGGATGTTTTCATTTGATTTAAAGATACTTATTGTTTTTATTTTTTTCATTACACGCCTTCCTTATTTTGTCTGTTATGTAATTAAATATCATTTATCACTGCGTAAAATCAAATTTAACTCACCATGCGCAGCATGGATTACTTCTTTGTTATCATTCTGTTTGAAAAAAAATATTTATCTTATGAGCTAATGCTCATGTGCTACCGCACGGCTACGCCCTGACACTGATATGAAATGAGATTTTATGTTCAAAGTATTATACTAATATTGAAAACCGATCATGTGCCTGCACATAATATCTTATTCTCGACATATGGCATTTGCTCTTAAACACATTGGAAAACTATATTTTCAGAAGCAGCACTTCGTGATTGTTCAAAACAATCACATTGCTGGAACAGGGTTCATCCCTGTTGATGATGGATTTATCCATGAAGAATTGCGGCGACAGCCGCTATGGGGTAAATGGGAAACAATTTCAACTTTAATAAGATATCAGCAGCGCTTAGTGATTGTTTAAAACAATCACTTCGCTGAAATATAAAACCCAGAAAAATGACAGTAACTTATAAAACAGTTTCATTGTAGAAAAGAGACTAATGCAATAAAAGTAAAACTGCACCCCAAAAATACCTCTGCATAGTAACTCTCAGCTTCGCTAATTGAATAATGAAGAAGAAAAATGCTCTCAGGCCAGCTATAGCTTAAAACCAAGTACCGACATCCGGGAGTTAAAGTCCCGAATCCCGGTACTTAAGTTGATAACTATTCTCAAATAAAAATGATAAAGTATTATTTATATATATGCTGTCGCACTACAAGTTTCATAAGTAAAAACATTAAGTGTTAGTTATTTTAAAAAATATTAACTTTAAGTATTGACTTGCACGCAAAATATAGTATTTACTTAAATGTATAACTAAAAAAATAAAGGGGTAAATACCATGATAGAAAATAATATACAAACTGAAGTAAAAAAATCAAGAAGAGGTCTCCCACGTCATACTAAAAACCCATTTCTTAATGATACAAGTCTACATACAAAAACTGGCGTCAGACGTATTACGACAGGAAAAGATCGATTAGCATTAGTTAATGAAAATACTGGAGAGCAAGTTGGTAATGGCGGTTTCTATCAGGCTATGGAGGTTGATAAGACACAGTTCGTGAAACTTTATGTTGATGGAGTATCTGCTATTGAAGGACTGTCTTCATCGGGTAAAAAAGTTTTCAAGATC of the Citrobacter freundii genome contains:
- a CDS encoding replication protein; translated protein: MIENNIQTEVKKSRRGLPRHTKNPFLNDTSLHTKTGVRRITTGKDRLALVNENTGEQVGNGGFYQAMEVDKTQFVKLYVDGVSAIEGLSSSGKKVFKILYLAIRDNKDTDTIVMSYDIVDQDVVKISRTTYFKGMKELADKKFIAETMIQNYYFINPDYMFNDDRLTFMKTYYLKDKNQKNKCS
- a CDS encoding DNA-directed RNA polymerase subunit beta encodes the protein MHKISLVAVGAILLVGCGDKGDFEKAINKEISKEPVCYSFNTKENNSDAYESFSEPGVFVRVNVRGYDVSPILEGLKKSGLIDIEFEQQGFTRVAALSSTDKGAKAKFWDKEHGACVGTRTVDEIKEWTEPSDAGGQKVTRVSYTWKLSDIPNWVDKDAFARAGVKGIDKSEKATAILVKTNNGWKASGF